A stretch of the Haloarcula ordinaria genome encodes the following:
- a CDS encoding PAS domain S-box protein, whose translation MRETMPERRPGDSQLVEFDDGATPVDSLDVLYLDADADIREATRRAVEARRDVIAVASVASVEAALEVATDETDCLVIDPVGLEGSADRLLDRFDCPVIYYTTLDAAAFDDDLLAGTSTIVEKTPETIRGEFLAEKIVGITSANSDREEQALTVALADVERRAREDERTLLAEDDGTVVWSSAPLADCLPGDPPDEANIDEWVETSLSETAPGRAALERIRDNSEEPVTVRVDGHSRYCLWTEERLPPAAGSLRLIQIRDVTDQVRREARERLLDLLVEFAEDGLYTLDAKGYVDFCNEAFASMLGYEQSELLGTHVSELLAEDQLASGQASIQQLIAESDRQETTVDMAVVRSDGTERELSVHYSLLEGPDGGYLGLLGVTRDVTERNERKRELERYKQLFDNLVGSFPGGGVFLFDEDMQFVEAGGQDLARVGLEAADVVGNSPSEVFPPENAERLEDAYSDALEGRQRTFEDSFGGYDYVVQVLPIENVEGDAVAGMAVAQNVTERRDRERELEETTERLKLALEGANLGVWDWNIETGDVRFDERWTGMLGYDHGELEHRLETWEDLVHPDDIDEAWETIQRHFDGETDMYECDHRLRTKSGDYRWIRDLGRVFERDEDGEALRMVGIHQDITERKERQQELEAQHEELETLTQIHVLIQEVIRALGSAVTREEIEELVCRRLVESEYYELAWIGERAVGKHHLDWKAGAGDGGYHVVVSERSEEVEREDDPGMTAVETGDVQVIHDIRNDDRMIHWREEALSRGFRSAAVVPLVHEGVVHSALLVYANRAEAFSERAIESFRVLGEMVGFAFTAVQNRHLLLEDRVVELEFKSTDKDNWLVAVALGHDCRLSATGCIDIGERFLQYVTVDGGDPEAVLETFLSVDPVTGGRVVRTDGDHGRLELTVTQAYEPALLDAGARLTEIVAEGDELTITAEAPLDADPRTVHRTLSADIDGLQLTSKRERTHVDDGGGDSRDALEQLTDRQAEILRAAYLAGYYAWPRDTTAEELAESLDISSPTLHQHLRRAKLNLLESLLDV comes from the coding sequence ATGCGCGAGACGATGCCAGAGCGCCGTCCGGGGGACAGCCAGCTCGTCGAGTTCGACGACGGTGCCACGCCGGTAGACTCGCTCGACGTGCTCTATCTCGATGCAGACGCGGACATCCGAGAGGCGACGAGGCGGGCGGTCGAGGCCCGGCGCGACGTGATAGCCGTCGCCAGCGTCGCCAGCGTCGAGGCCGCACTCGAGGTAGCCACCGACGAGACGGATTGTCTGGTGATAGACCCCGTCGGTCTCGAGGGGTCGGCCGACCGGTTGCTCGACCGTTTCGACTGCCCGGTCATCTACTACACGACGCTGGACGCGGCGGCGTTCGACGACGACCTGCTGGCGGGGACGTCGACCATCGTCGAGAAGACCCCCGAGACGATTCGCGGCGAGTTCCTCGCCGAGAAAATCGTCGGCATCACCAGTGCAAACTCTGACAGAGAAGAACAAGCGCTGACGGTCGCGCTGGCCGACGTCGAGCGCCGTGCCCGGGAAGACGAGCGGACGCTCCTGGCCGAGGACGACGGGACCGTCGTCTGGTCGAGCGCCCCGCTCGCGGACTGTCTCCCGGGTGACCCGCCGGACGAGGCCAACATCGACGAGTGGGTCGAGACGAGCCTCTCGGAGACCGCGCCAGGACGAGCGGCACTCGAACGGATTCGAGACAACTCGGAAGAGCCGGTGACCGTCCGCGTCGATGGCCACTCGAGATACTGCCTCTGGACGGAGGAGCGACTTCCTCCGGCCGCCGGCTCGCTCCGGCTGATACAGATACGCGACGTCACCGACCAGGTCAGACGAGAGGCCCGCGAACGGCTGCTCGACCTGCTCGTCGAGTTCGCAGAGGACGGGCTGTACACGCTCGACGCGAAGGGGTACGTCGACTTCTGTAACGAGGCGTTCGCGTCGATGCTGGGATACGAGCAGTCGGAACTGTTGGGGACACACGTCTCGGAACTGCTCGCCGAGGACCAGCTCGCCAGCGGGCAGGCGTCGATTCAGCAGCTCATCGCCGAATCGGACCGGCAGGAGACCACCGTCGACATGGCGGTCGTCCGCAGCGACGGGACCGAGCGGGAGCTGTCGGTACACTACTCCCTGCTCGAAGGACCGGACGGGGGCTACCTCGGGCTGTTGGGGGTCACCCGGGACGTCACCGAACGCAACGAGCGCAAGCGGGAGCTCGAACGGTACAAGCAGCTGTTCGACAACCTCGTCGGCAGCTTCCCCGGCGGCGGCGTGTTCCTGTTCGACGAGGACATGCAGTTCGTCGAGGCCGGAGGCCAGGACCTGGCGCGAGTCGGACTGGAGGCGGCCGACGTCGTCGGCAACTCACCGAGCGAGGTGTTCCCGCCGGAGAACGCCGAACGGTTGGAAGACGCCTACAGCGACGCGCTCGAAGGACGCCAGCGGACCTTCGAGGACAGCTTCGGCGGATACGACTACGTCGTCCAGGTCCTGCCCATAGAGAACGTCGAGGGCGACGCCGTGGCGGGGATGGCCGTCGCCCAGAACGTCACCGAGCGGCGTGACCGCGAGCGCGAGCTCGAAGAGACGACCGAGCGGCTGAAGCTCGCGCTGGAAGGGGCGAACCTCGGGGTCTGGGACTGGAACATCGAGACCGGTGACGTCAGATTCGACGAACGCTGGACTGGAATGTTGGGGTACGACCACGGGGAGCTCGAGCATCGACTGGAGACGTGGGAGGACCTCGTCCACCCGGACGACATCGACGAGGCGTGGGAGACGATACAGCGACACTTCGACGGCGAGACGGACATGTACGAGTGTGACCACCGGCTGCGGACGAAATCGGGCGACTACCGGTGGATTCGCGACCTGGGACGCGTGTTCGAGCGCGACGAGGACGGCGAGGCGCTGCGGATGGTCGGCATCCACCAGGACATCACCGAGCGCAAGGAGCGCCAACAGGAGCTCGAGGCCCAGCACGAGGAACTCGAGACGCTCACCCAGATTCACGTCCTGATTCAGGAGGTCATCCGGGCACTCGGGTCCGCGGTCACGAGAGAGGAGATCGAGGAGCTGGTCTGTCGCCGACTGGTCGAGTCCGAGTACTACGAGCTCGCCTGGATCGGCGAACGGGCCGTGGGCAAGCACCACCTCGACTGGAAGGCCGGGGCCGGCGACGGCGGGTACCACGTCGTCGTCTCCGAGCGCTCGGAGGAGGTCGAGCGAGAGGACGACCCCGGAATGACGGCGGTCGAGACCGGCGACGTGCAGGTCATCCACGACATCAGAAACGACGACCGGATGATTCACTGGCGCGAGGAGGCGCTGTCGCGTGGCTTCCGGTCGGCCGCTGTTGTCCCGCTCGTCCACGAGGGCGTCGTTCACTCGGCCCTCCTCGTCTACGCCAACCGGGCCGAAGCGTTCAGCGAGCGGGCCATCGAGTCCTTCAGGGTCCTGGGAGAGATGGTCGGGTTCGCCTTCACCGCCGTCCAGAACAGACATCTGTTGCTCGAAGACCGGGTCGTCGAACTCGAATTCAAGTCGACCGACAAGGACAACTGGCTCGTCGCCGTCGCCCTCGGCCACGACTGCCGCCTGTCGGCGACGGGGTGTATCGACATCGGCGAGCGATTCCTCCAGTACGTGACCGTCGACGGCGGTGACCCCGAAGCCGTCCTCGAGACGTTTCTGTCGGTCGACCCCGTGACCGGCGGACGAGTCGTCCGTACAGACGGCGACCACGGCCGCCTGGAGCTGACCGTGACGCAGGCCTACGAGCCAGCGCTGCTCGACGCGGGGGCCCGCCTGACCGAGATCGTGGCCGAGGGCGACGAACTCACGATAACCGCCGAGGCCCCGCTGGACGCGGACCCACGGACGGTCCACCGCACGCTGTCGGCCGACATCGACGGCCTCCAGCTCACGTCGAAGCGCGAGCGGACCCACGTCGACGATGGTGGGGGCGACAGCCGCGACGCCCTCGAGCAGTTGACCGACCGCCAGGCCGAAATCCTGCGGGCGGCCTACCTCGCGGGCTACTACGCCTGGCCGCGCGATACGACAGCCGAGGAACTAGCCGAGTCGCTGGATATCTCCTCACCGACGCTCCACCAGCACCTGCGACGGGCCAAGCTGAACCTCCTCGAGTCGCTACTCGACGTCTGA
- a CDS encoding KEOPS complex subunit Pcc1, protein MSTPGAPHRTVLTAEFDDVERARRVERSVRPEVGAIDGDRTTATLDRADDVLTVTVRASDLVALRAGINTWLTLLSVAEAAGGAETQEY, encoded by the coding sequence GTGTCGACACCCGGCGCGCCCCACCGGACTGTTCTCACCGCGGAGTTCGACGACGTCGAGCGAGCCAGACGGGTCGAGCGGAGCGTCCGCCCGGAGGTCGGCGCGATAGACGGTGACCGGACCACCGCCACGCTCGACCGGGCCGACGACGTCCTCACCGTGACCGTCCGCGCGAGCGACCTGGTCGCGCTCAGAGCGGGCATCAACACCTGGCTGACGCTGCTCTCGGTCGCCGAAGCGGCCGGCGGCGCAGAGACCCAAGAGTATTAG
- a CDS encoding DNA-directed RNA polymerase subunit P, translated as MSYKCSRCKRDVTLDEYGGVRCPYCGHRVLLKERAPDVKEVDVN; from the coding sequence ATGAGTTACAAATGTTCACGCTGTAAGCGTGACGTGACGCTCGACGAGTACGGCGGCGTCCGCTGTCCGTACTGCGGCCACAGAGTGCTACTGAAAGAGCGGGCGCCGGACGTCAAGGAAGTCGACGTCAACTGA
- a CDS encoding 50S ribosomal protein L37ae, whose protein sequence is MASKKGRTGSAGRFGARYGRVARRRVAEIEGEMNKDHACPECGDDDVSRQGTGIWQCSSCDYTFTGGSYRPETPGGKTVRRSIRAALAEDEE, encoded by the coding sequence ATGGCCAGCAAGAAGGGACGCACCGGTAGCGCCGGCCGCTTCGGTGCCCGCTACGGTCGCGTGGCCCGACGCCGCGTCGCCGAGATAGAAGGAGAGATGAACAAGGACCACGCCTGCCCGGAGTGTGGCGACGACGACGTCTCCCGTCAGGGGACCGGTATCTGGCAGTGCAGCTCCTGTGACTACACGTTCACGGGCGGCAGCTACCGGCCCGAGACCCCCGGCGGCAAGACGGTCCGGCGCTCCATCCGCGCCGCGCTCGCCGAGGACGAGGAGTAA
- a CDS encoding TfoX/Sxy family protein: protein MTYFDGEAGGDLRTAFESLVDEWPDVDATTMFGCPSYRADGTLFAVLVTEGVVLTRLPPDQRAQLAAAFEAEPFQAGDRTVTSWVQVPVDDATLGPLVPYVEASYETARAEGEP, encoded by the coding sequence GTGACCTACTTCGACGGCGAGGCTGGCGGGGACCTGCGGACCGCCTTCGAGTCGCTGGTCGACGAGTGGCCCGACGTCGACGCGACGACCATGTTCGGCTGTCCGTCCTACCGCGCGGACGGGACCCTCTTCGCGGTCCTGGTTACGGAGGGCGTCGTGTTGACGCGGCTCCCCCCGGACCAGCGGGCGCAACTCGCGGCTGCGTTCGAAGCGGAACCGTTCCAGGCAGGCGACCGGACCGTCACGTCGTGGGTACAGGTCCCCGTCGACGACGCCACCCTCGGCCCGCTGGTCCCGTACGTCGAGGCGAGCTACGAGACGGCACGCGCGGAGGGCGAGCCGTGA
- a CDS encoding alpha/beta fold hydrolase, producing the protein MTDSLSRATVGETSYLVGGEGAPVVFIHGIPGSAHTWEPVAERLTDRYHVLLPDLRGFGYSEPPAGDYYLDAQAAALDAFLDALEVDPFALVTHDFGGPVALTLDRRFPRESVGRLVLASTNVFTDNPVPPPLRVAGVPVLGTLLFTAMVGNRFGLRLLHRAAVEQRSTLPWSQFQRHLTPSAMSMTRRIFQRSLADLEGNYGPIERSLPGLDVPTLVLWGDSDPFFDTAVAERTADAIPESELTIFEDTGHFVPEERPVEVAETVGAFLSE; encoded by the coding sequence GTGACCGACTCACTCAGCCGAGCGACGGTCGGCGAGACGAGTTACCTGGTCGGGGGTGAGGGGGCCCCTGTTGTCTTCATTCATGGCATCCCGGGATCGGCTCACACGTGGGAACCAGTCGCCGAGCGGCTGACCGATCGGTACCACGTCCTGTTGCCTGACCTCCGCGGGTTCGGCTACTCCGAGCCGCCGGCGGGCGACTACTATCTCGACGCGCAGGCGGCGGCGCTCGACGCGTTTCTCGACGCGCTCGAGGTCGACCCGTTCGCGCTCGTCACACACGACTTCGGCGGGCCGGTGGCGCTGACGCTCGACCGTCGGTTCCCCCGCGAGTCAGTGGGCCGGCTCGTCCTCGCCTCGACGAACGTCTTCACCGACAATCCGGTCCCACCGCCGCTGCGGGTGGCCGGCGTCCCGGTGCTCGGGACGCTCCTGTTCACCGCGATGGTCGGGAACCGCTTTGGCCTTCGCCTCCTTCACCGGGCAGCGGTCGAGCAGCGCTCGACACTGCCCTGGAGCCAGTTCCAGCGGCACTTGACGCCGTCGGCGATGTCAATGACGCGCCGCATCTTCCAGCGGAGTCTGGCCGACCTCGAGGGGAACTACGGCCCCATCGAACGCTCGCTCCCTGGCCTCGACGTGCCGACGCTGGTGCTCTGGGGCGACAGCGACCCGTTCTTCGACACCGCGGTGGCCGAGCGGACCGCCGACGCCATCCCGGAGTCCGAACTCACGATCTTCGAGGACACTGGGCACTTCGTCCCCGAGGAACGGCCCGTCGAGGTGGCCGAGACCGTCGGTGCGTTCCTGTCCGAGTGA
- a CDS encoding DUF2103 domain-containing protein: MDCRQCATVLPRPGDYCLVCHTANTEVVVLELDRERATVTSIEDGDVVGRRTVTTTPEDEDGEKDVVELRNFAGLVADEVRRKRPEEVYVTGDREVIDAVRGQLHYEFFRVEGDDPVQRVIERQGEPALDVVDAAPADKLGGSHSTLIGGRAGQRVIQTVASHPHVKKVIPGPIDAGGSSSPTGVRAKATRADANGNVRVLIRDGSSVQENRVVTTAGDRELGEHVRADLNEALREAGLQDE; encoded by the coding sequence ATGGACTGCCGGCAGTGTGCGACGGTGCTCCCCCGACCGGGCGACTACTGCCTGGTCTGTCACACTGCCAACACCGAGGTAGTCGTCCTCGAACTCGACCGTGAGCGGGCGACGGTCACTTCCATCGAAGACGGGGACGTCGTCGGCCGGCGCACGGTGACGACGACGCCGGAGGACGAGGACGGCGAGAAGGACGTCGTCGAACTGCGGAACTTCGCCGGCCTCGTCGCCGATGAAGTGCGCCGGAAGCGACCCGAGGAGGTGTACGTCACCGGCGACCGCGAGGTCATCGACGCAGTCCGGGGCCAGTTACACTACGAGTTCTTCCGCGTCGAGGGCGACGACCCCGTCCAGCGGGTCATCGAGCGCCAGGGGGAGCCCGCACTCGACGTTGTGGACGCCGCCCCGGCGGACAAGCTCGGCGGGAGCCACTCGACGCTCATCGGGGGCCGGGCCGGCCAGCGGGTCATCCAGACCGTCGCCAGCCACCCCCACGTCAAGAAGGTCATCCCCGGTCCCATCGACGCCGGCGGGTCGAGTTCGCCGACCGGCGTCCGGGCGAAGGCGACCCGCGCGGACGCGAACGGGAACGTGCGGGTGCTCATCCGGGACGGGTCGAGCGTCCAGGAGAACCGCGTCGTGACGACGGCCGGCGACCGGGAGCTGGGCGAGCACGTCCGGGCGGACCTGAACGAGGCGCTGCGCGAGGCCGGGCTACAGGACGAGTGA
- a CDS encoding DMT family transporter, with protein sequence MSRARTTLLFLGVTLIFGTAFPAVKAGLAFFPPLLFVAVRNYFAAVLLLAYAGLRMDYRVPRTRRDWAAVLAGGVFLIGGVGFGFVGQQFITSGVAAVIFSLSPIVTGLFAWALLPDERLVGRDYLSILLGFVGVSIIVRPDPGALLDPTVVGKLLVFTAVAVVALGTVLVRRSRTAMPVPALTGWAMVLGATIQMGFAVAVGESLTSVRITPLAVATILYLGVFAGALGLVWYLVLMGTVGAVKANLVTYLTPVVSLVLGWAFLDEQIQPLTLLGFAVIVAGFALLQRRELYAELARYRGLVR encoded by the coding sequence ATGTCGCGAGCTCGGACGACCCTCCTGTTCCTCGGCGTCACGCTCATCTTCGGGACCGCCTTCCCGGCGGTCAAAGCCGGGCTCGCGTTCTTTCCACCGCTCCTCTTCGTCGCGGTGCGGAACTACTTCGCCGCGGTGCTCCTCCTGGCGTACGCGGGTCTCAGGATGGACTACCGGGTTCCGCGGACGCGCCGGGACTGGGCGGCTGTCCTGGCCGGCGGCGTGTTCCTCATTGGCGGGGTGGGCTTCGGGTTCGTCGGCCAGCAGTTCATCACCAGCGGCGTCGCGGCGGTCATCTTCAGCCTCTCGCCCATCGTCACGGGCCTGTTCGCCTGGGCCCTGCTCCCGGACGAGCGACTCGTCGGGCGCGACTACCTCTCCATTCTGCTGGGCTTCGTCGGGGTCTCGATAATCGTCCGCCCGGACCCCGGTGCGCTGCTGGACCCCACTGTCGTCGGCAAGCTCCTCGTGTTCACGGCGGTGGCCGTCGTCGCCCTCGGGACGGTGCTGGTCAGGCGGAGCCGGACCGCGATGCCGGTCCCCGCGCTGACCGGGTGGGCGATGGTCCTCGGGGCGACCATCCAGATGGGGTTCGCCGTCGCCGTCGGCGAATCGCTGACAAGCGTCAGGATAACCCCGCTGGCCGTCGCGACGATACTCTACCTCGGCGTCTTCGCGGGCGCGCTCGGACTCGTCTGGTACCTCGTCCTGATGGGTACTGTCGGGGCGGTGAAGGCGAACCTCGTGACGTATCTGACCCCGGTCGTCTCGCTCGTGCTCGGGTGGGCGTTCCTCGACGAGCAGATTCAGCCCCTGACACTGCTGGGCTTTGCCGTCATCGTCGCCGGGTTCGCGTTGCTCCAGCGCCGGGAACTGTACGCGGAACTCGCGCGGTATCGCGGCCTCGTTCGCTGA
- the truD gene encoding tRNA pseudouridine(13) synthase TruD, with product MRSAHPLERAVGMEYYVSDADGVGGHLRASPEDFRVTELEAFETQPVDADTGAYPHLVFRAELHNWETNDFASALSDRLGISRERVSWAGTKDKRAVTTQLFSVKGLDADDLPALDGAAIDVVGRAGRPILFGDLAGNAFDIVVRDAESPENAASVLTDLQTLSGTAEPTDSETLPTGAVTVGVPNYFGQQRFGSRRPVTHEVGLAIVRESWEDAVLAYVGNPHEREPEATQAARAYVDETRDWAGALDRLPRALGYERSMCHALVENGAETPADFREAVETLPTNLQTLFVNAAQSYVFNRVLSARLERGLPFDRPVEGDVVCFTDSDAPADLALPDPDRTQRVTETRLRTVERHCERGRAFVTAPLVGTDTELGDGEPGDIERTVLDDVGIEPGDFDLPGAFDSTGTRRAVLVRTDLGVVRDGADLTFSFSLPKGSYATVLLREFRKGDPAE from the coding sequence ATGCGTTCCGCCCATCCACTCGAACGCGCGGTCGGCATGGAGTACTACGTCAGCGACGCCGACGGCGTGGGCGGCCACCTCAGGGCGTCGCCCGAGGACTTCCGAGTCACCGAACTCGAGGCCTTCGAGACCCAACCGGTCGACGCCGACACCGGCGCGTACCCCCACCTGGTCTTCCGGGCCGAACTCCACAACTGGGAGACGAACGACTTCGCCAGTGCCCTCTCGGACCGACTCGGTATCTCGCGGGAACGGGTCTCCTGGGCGGGCACGAAAGACAAGCGCGCGGTCACGACCCAACTGTTCTCGGTAAAGGGGCTCGACGCCGACGACCTCCCCGCGCTCGACGGGGCGGCCATCGACGTGGTCGGCCGGGCCGGCCGGCCCATCCTCTTCGGTGATCTCGCCGGAAACGCCTTCGACATCGTCGTCCGCGACGCCGAGTCTCCAGAGAATGCCGCGTCGGTGCTCACCGACCTGCAGACGCTGAGCGGGACGGCGGAGCCGACGGACAGCGAGACGCTCCCGACCGGAGCGGTCACCGTCGGCGTCCCGAACTACTTCGGCCAGCAACGATTCGGCTCGCGTCGGCCGGTCACTCACGAGGTGGGCCTGGCCATCGTGCGGGAGTCCTGGGAAGACGCGGTGCTCGCCTACGTCGGCAACCCACACGAGCGCGAACCCGAGGCCACCCAGGCGGCTCGCGCGTACGTGGACGAGACCCGCGATTGGGCCGGGGCGCTGGACCGGCTCCCGCGAGCGCTGGGCTACGAGCGCTCGATGTGCCACGCGCTCGTCGAGAACGGGGCCGAGACGCCCGCCGACTTCCGCGAGGCCGTCGAGACGCTCCCGACGAACCTCCAGACGCTGTTCGTCAACGCCGCCCAGTCCTACGTCTTCAACCGCGTCCTCTCGGCGCGACTGGAGCGGGGCCTGCCCTTCGACCGCCCCGTCGAGGGCGACGTGGTGTGTTTCACAGATAGTGATGCGCCGGCCGACCTCGCGCTCCCGGACCCCGACCGCACACAGCGAGTCACCGAGACCCGCCTGCGAACCGTCGAGCGACACTGCGAGCGAGGCCGGGCGTTCGTCACCGCCCCGCTCGTCGGCACCGACACCGAACTCGGGGACGGTGAACCGGGTGACATCGAGCGGACCGTTCTCGACGACGTCGGAATCGAGCCGGGGGACTTCGACCTGCCCGGCGCCTTCGACAGCACCGGGACCAGACGGGCCGTACTCGTGCGGACCGACCTGGGCGTCGTGCGCGATGGCGCCGACCTCACGTTCTCCTTCTCGCTCCCGAAGGGAAGTTACGCGACGGTGCTCCTCCGGGAGTTCCGGAAGGGCGACCCCGCCGAGTGA
- a CDS encoding MFS transporter, whose translation MTAESETDTGGVDVLDAFRQFFALERDVLVLSLSMLAFSLAFQMTSRYIPEYLRLLGASAGVIGLYGSVGNLISALYPYPGGAVSDRIGSRFALTAFATLATLGFGLWYLASVVGDVALGPVTLPAWGLVFVGLFLAQAWKSFGLGATFAIVKQSVPPDRLAMGFASTEVFRRLGFLVGPLLAAALLAASATFVLGFQWVLLVALGFGVVATVAQHVLYDASEDSIGKTFEGIGQIVADLRRMPETLRPLLVADTLVRFANGMVYVFFVIVVTDFLAVGFTGFGFDLRPDAFFGVLLGIEMVVAILSMIPVARLTEYVGLKPAVALGFSVYALFPLVLIVTPPNQWFLVAVFAYSGLRFAGLPAHKALIVGPAEQDTGGRVTGTYYLVRNTVVIPSAALGGWLYGSEWVVDLAGQTIRAGPEFAFGVASVVGTVGVAYFVVFGREFEAYA comes from the coding sequence ATGACTGCCGAATCGGAGACCGACACCGGCGGCGTCGACGTGCTCGACGCCTTTCGGCAGTTCTTCGCGCTCGAACGCGACGTCCTCGTGCTCTCGCTGTCGATGCTCGCGTTCAGCCTCGCCTTCCAGATGACCAGCCGGTACATCCCCGAGTACCTCCGGCTGCTGGGTGCCAGCGCCGGGGTCATCGGCCTCTACGGGAGCGTCGGGAACCTCATCAGCGCGCTGTACCCCTACCCCGGCGGCGCGGTGTCGGACCGCATCGGCTCGCGGTTCGCACTCACTGCCTTCGCGACGCTCGCGACCCTCGGGTTCGGGCTGTGGTATCTCGCCTCGGTCGTCGGCGACGTCGCGCTGGGTCCGGTCACCCTGCCCGCGTGGGGACTGGTCTTCGTCGGCCTCTTTCTCGCACAGGCCTGGAAGTCCTTCGGGCTGGGCGCGACGTTCGCCATCGTCAAGCAGAGCGTCCCCCCGGACCGTCTCGCGATGGGCTTCGCCAGCACCGAGGTGTTCCGGCGCCTCGGGTTCCTCGTCGGCCCGCTCCTGGCGGCCGCCCTGCTCGCCGCGAGCGCGACGTTCGTCCTCGGCTTCCAGTGGGTGCTGCTCGTCGCGCTTGGCTTCGGCGTTGTCGCGACGGTGGCCCAGCACGTGCTCTACGACGCGAGCGAGGACTCTATCGGCAAGACCTTCGAAGGTATCGGGCAGATAGTCGCCGACCTGCGACGGATGCCCGAGACGCTGCGTCCGCTCCTGGTGGCCGACACGCTCGTCCGCTTCGCCAACGGGATGGTGTACGTCTTCTTCGTCATCGTGGTCACGGACTTCCTCGCCGTCGGCTTCACCGGCTTCGGGTTCGACCTCCGGCCCGACGCCTTCTTCGGCGTGCTGCTGGGCATCGAGATGGTCGTCGCCATCCTCTCGATGATCCCCGTCGCAAGACTGACCGAGTACGTGGGACTCAAGCCGGCCGTGGCGCTGGGCTTCTCGGTCTATGCGCTGTTCCCGCTCGTCCTCATCGTCACGCCGCCGAACCAGTGGTTCCTCGTTGCCGTCTTCGCGTACTCCGGGCTCCGGTTCGCGGGCCTGCCCGCCCACAAGGCGCTCATCGTCGGGCCGGCCGAGCAGGACACCGGTGGCCGGGTGACCGGGACGTACTACCTCGTGCGGAACACCGTCGTCATCCCGAGCGCCGCCCTCGGCGGGTGGCTCTACGGGAGCGAGTGGGTCGTCGACCTCGCCGGGCAGACGATACGCGCCGGCCCTGAGTTCGCCTTCGGCGTGGCGTCGGTCGTCGGGACGGTCGGCGTCGCGTACTTCGTCGTCTTCGGGCGGGAGTTCGAGGCCTACGCGTGA
- a CDS encoding SAM hydrolase/SAM-dependent halogenase family protein, which produces MITLSSDFGAPYPAAMKGVIARACDARLVDVSHEFPRQDVSTAAFWLTQTLPYFPPAVHCVVVDPGVGTDRDALVVRAGEHALVGPDNGVLLPAARELAGDVEVFTWAYEDAASTTFHGRDVFAPAAAAVHETGVDAVPDLDRTTATDEFVDLQFPVADRDGDGATGEVLVVDGFGNVITNVPGDVLAGRFGESVTVNGDAVPARRAYAAVEVGERLVTVGSHGNVELAVNQGRGDDAFSLEVGDAVGVAR; this is translated from the coding sequence ATGATCACCCTCAGTTCTGACTTCGGCGCGCCGTACCCAGCGGCGATGAAAGGCGTCATCGCCCGGGCCTGCGACGCGCGCCTCGTCGACGTCTCCCACGAGTTCCCGCGACAGGACGTCAGTACGGCGGCCTTCTGGCTGACACAGACCCTGCCGTACTTTCCCCCGGCGGTCCACTGCGTCGTCGTCGACCCCGGCGTCGGAACGGACCGGGACGCCCTGGTCGTCCGGGCCGGCGAGCACGCGCTCGTGGGGCCAGACAACGGCGTGTTGCTGCCGGCCGCCCGGGAACTCGCCGGCGACGTCGAGGTGTTCACCTGGGCTTACGAGGACGCGGCGAGCACGACGTTCCACGGCCGGGACGTGTTCGCGCCGGCCGCCGCTGCAGTCCACGAGACCGGCGTCGACGCAGTCCCGGACCTGGACCGGACCACAGCGACCGACGAGTTCGTCGACCTGCAGTTCCCGGTGGCCGACCGGGACGGCGACGGGGCCACTGGCGAGGTGCTCGTCGTCGACGGCTTCGGGAACGTGATTACGAACGTTCCCGGCGACGTGCTCGCCGGCCGGTTCGGCGAGTCGGTGACCGTCAACGGCGACGCCGTCCCGGCCCGGCGGGCCTACGCCGCTGTCGAGGTCGGCGAGCGACTGGTTACCGTCGGGAGCCACGGTAACGTCGAACTTGCGGTGAACCAGGGCCGTGGCGACGACGCCTTCAGCCTCGAGGTGGGCGACGCCGTCGGAGTGGCGAGGTAA